Genomic window (Candidatus Binataceae bacterium):
GACGCGCCAGCGATAGAAATCGCGGGTCTCCTGATCGAATCCGGGCAACACGCGGGCGAGGAGCGCCGAATCGTCCGTGTTACAGTAGGCCGACGGGCTGGAACGTATCCATGCCTCGGAGCTCATCGAGCGGGATTGCGCCGGGCCGTCGTAAACGGATTCGAGATAAGGAACATCTTCGTCTTCCCATGCGGTCGCATAACGTTCGGTCATTCCGCCGCAGGACTTGGAAAATCGCGCGTCGCAAATAGCCCCGTTGTAGCGCAGAAACTGGCCGGCGGTCGCTTGAACCGCCGCGGTCGCGGCAGGCGCGAACGCCTTGGTGATGCCCTGGTAGCGCTGGCAGTGGTCGTCCGCGCATACGTCGAAATCCGGATGGGCTTCGCGGCCGTACCAGCGAAGAATTTCGTGAGAATCGGGACGGCGGCCCGGCCTGGTCCCGGCTTTAGTCCGGGGGCGAGAGGGATTTGCTTTCGGAAACCACAGCCAACTGCGCGAAATCACGGCATGCGCTTTCAGCAGCTCGAGCGGACAGGACGCGCTCATCTCGGACGAGATCACGCTCGTCACATACTCTTCGAGCGGAACCTCGTTAATCACCGTGAGTCCGCCCGCCCGCCGCGCGAGCCGAAAGGCTCCGCGAAACACCTGGCGCTCCCTGCGTTCCCAATGAAAGCCGATCCCGATTGCGACGTCGTCCAGCGCAAACGCGCACGACGATGGATCGGACGGGATCAGCGTAACTTCGGAAGTGAATAGATGACGTCCGGGACTGTATGGCCTACCGGAAGTGTCGGTGAAATTTCCACTCAGATCGATTTCGACCGCGGAGCGCCCCTCGATCAGCCCTACCGATACTTTCAACGACCGCTCTCCAGCATGGCTGCGACCTCGCGAAACTGGCTGTCACGCAAGGTGACCTCGCGAAAGATTGCGGCAATCGCACGCCCGGTGATTTTTTCGAAATCGCGCTTGAGCGGCACGACAAATATCCCGCACAAATCGATCGTCGCCGGACTTACCGTCAGCTCGCCGGTGTAAAAGACCTCGGGCCGATGCTTTCCGCGCGGGAACAGGTACGCAATCCATTCGCCGCGCTCGTGAAAGACCGCGAGGTTGACCAGCGGCTCGCCGGGTTTGCGCGTCACTTCGATAAGCAGCTCGAGCGCGCGATCCATCCGGTCGGTTAGCGCCGATCGCTCCCGTCCACGAAACACCAGCACATTGCGGCCGTAGTTCGGCACCGTTGCACCCGTCAAGCCGGCGGTATCGCTCGCGATGGGAAATAATACGCGCGAGCCCGCCTGAAAATGCATATGGTCGGGCGCGGACGCTCCGCATTCCGGACCATTGTAGACCACGAAATATCCGGGCAGGGCCGCCGCAAGGTCGAGCATATTGCCGAAGCGGTTCGCGAGGCGCTGTGCGCCGTGCTCGCGATGAGCGATCGTCAGATGGCGATCCACGATCGGAAAAGGATTGCAGTAGATCGTGAAGTCCTCGCCGAAACGCAGGCCCTCCTCCTCCGGCGGCAGATTTCGCTGGCATAGAAAGCAGGGGCGCTTGGCGATCGATTCCCGGTCCACGGGCGCAGTCGTGCTGGTAACACGATGCGGGATGTGGCGGATGAAGACGTCGAACCAGTCGATCCGCACCGGCCGGGTCTCAGCCCGCGCGAGACCCTCCATACCCTGCGCGAGCTGCGGCCACGCCCGCTCCTGCCGCCTGAACAGGTCTTCCAGTGCGTCGATCATCTGCGCATCCGAGCCTGGATCTCGACAGTCCGGAGCCAGTCCTTGTAAAAATCGTAACGGTTCGCGACCTCGAGCGGCAGCGCGCTGTCGCTGTTGCCTTCCCAACGCCGGCAGAGATAGACGGAGTCGTAGATCCTGCCGATCTCGTAGTCGCGGCTGATGCGCAGCGCTACCGCGTAGTCCTCTCCGTAGCTGACGTTGGGAAATCCGATTCTCCGCAGGACCGACGTATCGAACGCGCGCGGCGCGCCGAGACCGTTGATGCGAAGCGCGTTGTTTCTGCCGTTCTCGCGGCTCCATTCGCGATGGTCGACAAGGCCGGGCGGAATCTCCTTCAAGGAAAAATCGACCAGCGTGTAGGCGCCGACGACCATCGCATACGGTCCCGCCTCGAGCTCCGCGACGATCCGCCGCAGGACCCCGTCATCGGCGTAGAGATCGTCGGAGTCAAGCTGAACCGCGTATTGCCCGCAGGCTTCCGAGTAGATCGCCTCGTTCCAGCATCCGCCGATTCCGAGGTCGCGGCGCGCGGGAACAATGTGCGTGACTCGCGAATCGCCGACGGTGCGGAGAATTTCGGTTGTCCGGTCCGTCGAATGATTGTCGACGACGATCAGGTTGAATTCGAAATCCGCGCTTTGAGCGAGCGCGCTTCGTACGGCGTCGAGAATGGTGCGCTCGCGATTGCGGACTGGGATGACGACGCTGGCCTTTACCGGAAATGCCCGCGCCGGAGCCGGAGCCTTCTCGAAACGCGGACTGAGCCATGCACCGATGCGTTTAAGATGCGCGGTCGCGATTTGCTCCATTTCAACCTGGTAGTCGCGGTTTCGCGGATCGACGTAGTCGAATTGCGCATGACCCGCCGCCGGCGCATCGGCCACGCTGCAGAGCGGCTCGGGAATCCGCATGACGGCGCGCCTCTCCGAGATCCTGAGCCGCAGGTCGTATAGCCCTCCCCACCTCCAATCCGGCTGGATTCCCGACTCGCGCGCGGCCTCGACCGACACGCCAACCACCGGGCCGAAGTCGAAGCCGTCTCGGATACTCCCGCGCTGATAGTCGATGCGAGGACGGCCCACGGCGTCGCCGTAAACCCACCCGGCGCCGGTCGCGCGGATGACCTGCGCCATGCGGTCGAACATGCGCGGTCCGGGCTCGATCTTAATCCGCGGATTGCCGATAAAAAGGACATCGGATTCGGCGGCATCGACGAGCCTCTGGATACTTGCCGACGAGTAGTCGTCGGGATACGCGATCCCCGGATATGCGATTTTCACCTTGCACCCCGGTTCTTCGCGCCGCGTCTTTTTAGCGAGGAAGGATTTCGCGCACCTGAGTTACCAACCGCAGCGCGCCGCCCCATCCCTTGCGGCCGCATCACGATGACGCCGGCCATCCGATTCGCCTTTAGAAACTCGGCCAATTCCTGCTCTACCACGCCGCCCTGGCTGCGCGACGCGTGACGCATGCGGGGCCGCGCGCCGTCGCGCACGATGATTCCGGCATGAAAGACGTCGAGATTCCTGCGCGTGGACGCGAAAAACATCAGATCGCCGCTCTGCAGATATTTTGCGGCGCGCGCCAATGACCCCTTCGGCATACATTTTACCCGCATCCGCCGCGCGGCAAGTCCAGGCAACACGTTCAGCACCCGTTCGCGGTCGATAACTGGCACGGCCGGCATTGCGATCGGCCTGATTACTCCTTCGCGTACGTTGTTGCGAATCCAGTCAGTCACATAATGGTTTCGCCGTTCCCACTCGATGCGTCCCCGATCGTACCTCATCCTTCGCAGCCATCTGCTGAAGTCGCCGACGCAGGAAGCCAGCGCGAGGGCCAGGACCGTTTCGATGAAGGTGACACAGTCGAATGCGTCCAGCGATGCCGTGAACACTTCGGCCTGCTCGGCCGAGCCAATCAGCGGGTTCGATTTGTACGGATAACCAAGGAACAGGCGGGAGAGAATATCGATTCGTCCGCTGATGGAGGGGTCGTCCTTTCCCT
Coding sequences:
- a CDS encoding glycosyltransferase family 2 protein, whose translation is MKIAYPGIAYPDDYSSASIQRLVDAAESDVLFIGNPRIKIEPGPRMFDRMAQVIRATGAGWVYGDAVGRPRIDYQRGSIRDGFDFGPVVGVSVEAARESGIQPDWRWGGLYDLRLRISERRAVMRIPEPLCSVADAPAAGHAQFDYVDPRNRDYQVEMEQIATAHLKRIGAWLSPRFEKAPAPARAFPVKASVVIPVRNRERTILDAVRSALAQSADFEFNLIVVDNHSTDRTTEILRTVGDSRVTHIVPARRDLGIGGCWNEAIYSEACGQYAVQLDSDDLYADDGVLRRIVAELEAGPYAMVVGAYTLVDFSLKEIPPGLVDHREWSRENGRNNALRINGLGAPRAFDTSVLRRIGFPNVSYGEDYAVALRISRDYEIGRIYDSVYLCRRWEGNSDSALPLEVANRYDFYKDWLRTVEIQARMRR
- a CDS encoding SpoIID/LytB domain-containing protein; the protein is MKVSVGLIEGRSAVEIDLSGNFTDTSGRPYSPGRHLFTSEVTLIPSDPSSCAFALDDVAIGIGFHWERRERQVFRGAFRLARRAGGLTVINEVPLEEYVTSVISSEMSASCPLELLKAHAVISRSWLWFPKANPSRPRTKAGTRPGRRPDSHEILRWYGREAHPDFDVCADDHCQRYQGITKAFAPAATAAVQATAGQFLRYNGAICDARFSKSCGGMTERYATAWEDEDVPYLESVYDGPAQSRSMSSEAWIRSSPSAYCNTDDSALLARVLPGFDQETRDFYRWRVTYSPEELAALIESRLGVDLGPIRDLQALARGPSGRIYKLKVAGERDHVIIGKELEIRRALSRTHLYSSAFVVDNEPGRIILSGAGWGHGVGLCQIGAAVMANKGITYTEILAHYYRGTTVSL
- a CDS encoding DUF4922 domain-containing protein, with amino-acid sequence MIDALEDLFRRQERAWPQLAQGMEGLARAETRPVRIDWFDVFIRHIPHRVTSTTAPVDRESIAKRPCFLCQRNLPPEEEGLRFGEDFTIYCNPFPIVDRHLTIAHREHGAQRLANRFGNMLDLAAALPGYFVVYNGPECGASAPDHMHFQAGSRVLFPIASDTAGLTGATVPNYGRNVLVFRGRERSALTDRMDRALELLIEVTRKPGEPLVNLAVFHERGEWIAYLFPRGKHRPEVFYTGELTVSPATIDLCGIFVVPLKRDFEKITGRAIAAIFREVTLRDSQFREVAAMLESGR
- a CDS encoding N-acetylmuramoyl-L-alanine amidase-like domain-containing protein, translating into MKQAHPRGLNRRRAQQLLSKGKDDPSISGRIDILSRLFLGYPYKSNPLIGSAEQAEVFTASLDAFDCVTFIETVLALALASCVGDFSRWLRRMRYDRGRIEWERRNHYVTDWIRNNVREGVIRPIAMPAVPVIDRERVLNVLPGLAARRMRVKCMPKGSLARAAKYLQSGDLMFFASTRRNLDVFHAGIIVRDGARPRMRHASRSQGGVVEQELAEFLKANRMAGVIVMRPQGMGRRAAVGNSGARNPSSLKRRGAKNRGAR